The Sphingobium aromaticiconvertens genome has a segment encoding these proteins:
- a CDS encoding helix-turn-helix transcriptional regulator: MDWHPEDIKAAVRKRGSSLAALARQGGISTQALSLTLQARVSEKCELIISDFLNIHPSEIWPSRYRDDGTRMGSGRRSAAA; the protein is encoded by the coding sequence GTGGATTGGCATCCCGAAGATATTAAAGCAGCGGTCCGCAAGCGTGGCAGTTCACTGGCAGCACTTGCTCGCCAAGGCGGCATCTCGACCCAAGCCCTTTCTCTGACATTGCAGGCTCGCGTCTCTGAGAAATGCGAACTGATCATCTCTGATTTTCTCAACATCCATCCGAGCGAAATCTGGCCATCGCGCTATCGCGACGATGGCACAAGAATGGGCAGCGGGCGCCGGAGCGCCGCCGCATGA
- a CDS encoding DUF2312 domain-containing protein, whose product MSSENVAADQLRLLIERVERLDEEKKGIGDDIKDVYLEAKATGYDPTIMRQIVRLRKMQPHDRQEMEAILQTYLAALGME is encoded by the coding sequence ATGTCCAGTGAGAATGTCGCCGCCGATCAGCTCCGCTTGCTTATCGAGCGCGTTGAACGCCTGGACGAAGAGAAAAAAGGTATCGGCGACGATATCAAGGATGTCTATCTGGAGGCCAAAGCGACCGGATACGACCCGACGATCATGCGTCAGATCGTGCGTCTGCGGAAGATGCAGCCCCATGACCGCCAGGAAATGGAAGCCATCCTTCAGACCTATCTTGCCGCGCTGGGTATGGAATGA
- a CDS encoding phage minor head protein: MADNLGYSIFMEPTDVVRAFETRGELRPTVRWSEMMHENHAVAFTVAKIAKLDLLRSMHTSIGDVIRNGGTFEEWKSGIMPELQKAGWWGAVSNRELTGTDETIIVNNRRLRTIYNTNVRMSMASGHWQRIQRQKDVMPYLRYLPSTSEHKRPLHMSWYGILLPVDHPFWQTHFPPNGWGCKCHFEQVTERRMKRMGWKVTPDSDLPQGAQQFFPAAGGAIMVPDGIDPGFSYNPGTAHLRAIAAKTVTSMRDATDAGMEAVADTTLREIVADPAFDQFLALPRGAFPVAILDRSQQQAIGATARVVVMPEGVMRKQLGVMPGVSSGHPELTADNYRLLPDIVSRALVVAQQGTNRLIYFSDASGNIWKAVVRQDVGDALPVLVSFHRSRERNIQPETKNLTILVDRR; encoded by the coding sequence ATGGCTGACAACCTCGGCTATTCGATCTTCATGGAACCGACCGACGTCGTGCGCGCATTCGAAACGCGCGGCGAACTGCGGCCGACCGTCCGCTGGTCGGAGATGATGCATGAAAATCATGCCGTCGCCTTCACGGTCGCGAAGATCGCCAAGCTGGACCTGTTGCGCTCGATGCACACGTCGATCGGCGACGTGATCCGCAACGGCGGCACCTTCGAAGAGTGGAAATCGGGCATCATGCCCGAACTGCAAAAGGCTGGCTGGTGGGGCGCGGTCAGCAACCGCGAACTGACCGGCACGGACGAAACGATCATCGTCAACAACCGGCGCCTGCGCACCATATATAATACCAACGTCCGCATGAGCATGGCCTCTGGCCACTGGCAGCGTATCCAGCGCCAGAAGGACGTCATGCCCTATTTGCGCTATTTGCCGTCCACCTCAGAGCATAAACGCCCGCTCCATATGAGTTGGTACGGCATCCTTCTCCCGGTCGATCATCCATTCTGGCAGACGCATTTTCCGCCCAATGGCTGGGGCTGCAAATGTCATTTCGAACAGGTCACTGAGCGCCGCATGAAGCGCATGGGTTGGAAGGTTACGCCGGACAGCGATCTTCCCCAGGGCGCGCAGCAGTTCTTCCCGGCCGCAGGCGGCGCGATCATGGTGCCAGACGGCATTGACCCCGGCTTCAGCTACAATCCCGGCACCGCGCATCTGCGCGCGATCGCGGCGAAGACGGTCACGTCCATGCGGGACGCCACCGATGCCGGAATGGAAGCCGTCGCCGATACGACCCTTCGTGAGATCGTTGCCGACCCCGCCTTCGACCAGTTCCTGGCATTGCCACGCGGCGCGTTTCCCGTCGCGATCCTCGATCGGTCGCAGCAGCAGGCCATTGGCGCTACGGCGCGAGTCGTTGTGATGCCGGAAGGCGTGATGCGAAAGCAGCTAGGCGTCATGCCAGGGGTCTCCAGCGGCCATCCAGAACTGACAGCCGATAACTACCGACTGTTACCCGACATCGTGTCCCGCGCCTTGGTCGTCGCCCAGCAAGGTACAAACCGGCTCATCTATTTCTCTGATGCCAGCGGCAATATCTGGAAGGCTGTCGTGCGCCAGGATGTAGGTGATGCTCTGCCGGTCCTAGTCAGCTTTCATCGGAGCCGTGAACGCAACATCCAGCCGGAAACGAAAAACCTGACTATTCTGGTGGACCGTCGATGA
- a CDS encoding host-nuclease inhibitor Gam family protein: MAASRRKAPKQEAPQTIEQAVAGIVEYRDLIDKQDELKADAARSIAAIEAARDEFAAPIKARADTLFRQLRVWWGVAAPEMTDSKRKSIELAGCVIGERTAPPSLKHDGMKAEALVDDLADLCMAELLKVTTKLDKQACIRAIRDGDELGQLLVWLGARNHQAEEFFIDRAGKKDADPEIVDIEEAAE, translated from the coding sequence ATGGCCGCTTCACGCCGCAAGGCACCCAAGCAGGAAGCCCCGCAGACTATTGAGCAGGCGGTCGCGGGCATCGTCGAATATCGCGACCTGATCGACAAACAGGATGAGCTGAAGGCGGATGCCGCCAGGTCCATCGCCGCGATTGAGGCGGCGCGGGATGAATTCGCGGCTCCGATCAAGGCCCGCGCCGACACCCTCTTTCGTCAGCTTCGCGTTTGGTGGGGCGTCGCCGCGCCCGAAATGACCGACAGCAAACGCAAGTCAATCGAACTGGCGGGATGCGTCATCGGTGAACGCACTGCGCCGCCATCGCTCAAGCATGATGGCATGAAGGCCGAAGCCCTGGTCGATGATCTGGCCGACCTGTGCATGGCAGAGTTGCTGAAGGTAACGACGAAGCTCGACAAACAGGCCTGCATTCGCGCCATCCGGGATGGTGATGAACTCGGCCAACTGCTGGTCTGGCTCGGCGCGCGCAACCACCAGGCCGAAGAGTTCTTTATCGACCGCGCGGGCAAGAAGGACGCGGACCCCGAAATCGTCGACATCGAGGAGGCCGCGGAATGA
- a CDS encoding LexA family transcriptional regulator: MLVEKLGTQKQAAERTGIPYATLQRMIAGKSPITAERVGKIVRAEGLTEQDIQAAENARTAVFDGLSRKMTQRIMDERSVDVRDVGLTEASRSGMMDIPALATKAAAGDGSFMWGEEMGHAPFQFAEDWLRRSFGNINGLRMIQISGDSQLPDLSDGDWVAIDTAKNKLENGLAVIRLDDCLMIKRLQREGHFLQLMSRNPIYGPIVIDLSKEQERIQVIGKSVFTFKAV, translated from the coding sequence GTGCTGGTCGAGAAGCTGGGCACACAGAAGCAGGCCGCAGAACGCACAGGCATACCTTATGCGACGCTTCAGCGGATGATCGCGGGGAAAAGCCCTATTACAGCGGAGCGCGTGGGCAAAATCGTGAGGGCCGAAGGGCTAACCGAGCAGGACATCCAAGCAGCAGAAAATGCGAGGACGGCGGTATTCGATGGCCTATCCCGCAAGATGACCCAGCGCATAATGGACGAGCGTTCCGTTGATGTTCGTGATGTTGGGCTTACTGAAGCTTCCCGCTCAGGCATGATGGATATTCCCGCGCTCGCGACAAAAGCGGCGGCTGGTGACGGCTCATTCATGTGGGGCGAGGAAATGGGGCACGCGCCATTTCAATTCGCTGAAGATTGGTTGCGGCGAAGCTTCGGTAACATCAATGGCTTACGAATGATCCAGATATCGGGGGATAGTCAACTGCCAGATCTTTCGGACGGAGATTGGGTAGCGATCGACACTGCCAAGAATAAACTTGAGAACGGGCTTGCGGTGATCCGGCTGGATGATTGTCTTATGATTAAGAGGCTCCAGCGAGAGGGGCATTTCCTTCAACTCATGAGCCGTAACCCAATATATGGTCCGATTGTTATTGATCTGAGCAAGGAACAAGAACGCATCCAAGTCATCGGGAAATCAGTTTTTACATTTAAGGCAGTTTGA
- a CDS encoding phage portal protein family protein, protein MARTPVPYRTAARTAGVARPSPELQQEIATTRDGRDITQPWVRGLREAKDPMLASAVDWGAYDRVFNDDQVYSTMQQRISAVVSRDWTVIAGDDQDPRSVKAADAFDRTLKRLPWDRITRKMLMATFYGYSVSELMWAPRDGLFDIVGIKVRHARRFRYDAENRLRMLTPTNMQGEILPERKFWVNAVGAADDDQPYGQGLAYWLYWPTLFKRNGIRFWNIFLDKFGTPTAKGTYPRGSQPAEINKLLLALQAIATDSGFVVPEGMAVELLSAAKSGTADFHQLCTYMDAAIAKIVLSQTMTTDNGSSRSQSETHAGVKLEVVKTDADDQTDSFTNGADGQGGPARWWTDWNFGTDVAAPIVRRTVEEEEDTQKTATIDKTLGDMGWVRTADSFNDTYGDGYVRRDDPDAPSGSMPAPTPPAIGKDGKPAIPINDNPADQPKSGKAPQVVSFAADDPRPLYVSRSLLNAGEVLDWMRSQGFTSTVPAEELHTTVAYSKRPVNWFAMGQFGSNTGECIVGPGGPRLVERLGDDGAVVLLFQSLDLQWRHREMRDAGASWDYPSYLPHITLTYDGGDIDLAKVQPYQGRLIFGPERFEAIETDWHEAIAEAPVASFAEADAHDDADGIVDRMIAEDGYRVANAMTGTLIDRLMSADSEIAARAILASAFGTMDEGPLIQALERAGFATQLDAANQSTNDGENNVQ, encoded by the coding sequence ATGGCCCGGACACCCGTTCCTTACCGTACCGCCGCCCGCACCGCTGGCGTTGCCCGCCCGTCTCCCGAGTTGCAGCAGGAGATTGCGACGACTCGCGATGGGCGCGACATTACCCAGCCCTGGGTGCGGGGCCTGCGCGAAGCCAAAGACCCGATGCTGGCCTCGGCTGTCGATTGGGGCGCCTATGATCGCGTCTTCAATGACGACCAGGTCTATTCGACCATGCAGCAGCGCATCAGCGCCGTTGTGTCACGCGACTGGACCGTGATCGCCGGTGACGACCAAGACCCGCGCTCGGTCAAGGCTGCCGATGCCTTCGACCGCACCCTCAAGCGGCTTCCCTGGGATCGCATTACCCGCAAGATGCTGATGGCCACCTTCTACGGCTATAGCGTCAGCGAATTGATGTGGGCGCCGCGTGACGGCCTGTTCGATATCGTCGGCATCAAGGTCCGTCATGCACGCCGCTTTCGCTATGATGCTGAAAATCGGCTGCGGATGCTCACGCCCACCAACATGCAGGGCGAAATCCTGCCCGAGCGCAAGTTCTGGGTCAATGCCGTTGGCGCGGCCGACGACGATCAGCCCTATGGCCAAGGTCTGGCCTACTGGCTCTATTGGCCCACGCTGTTCAAGCGCAACGGCATCCGCTTCTGGAACATCTTCCTCGACAAGTTCGGCACGCCGACCGCCAAGGGCACTTATCCGCGCGGGTCGCAACCGGCCGAGATCAACAAGCTGCTCTTGGCGCTTCAGGCCATCGCCACCGACTCGGGCTTCGTCGTGCCGGAGGGCATGGCGGTAGAGCTGCTGTCTGCTGCAAAATCGGGCACGGCCGATTTCCATCAGCTTTGCACTTACATGGACGCGGCGATTGCCAAGATCGTGCTGTCGCAGACCATGACGACGGACAATGGATCGTCGCGGTCGCAGAGCGAAACCCATGCCGGTGTAAAGCTGGAGGTCGTCAAGACCGATGCGGACGATCAGACCGACAGCTTTACCAATGGCGCCGATGGTCAGGGCGGCCCGGCGCGTTGGTGGACGGACTGGAACTTCGGCACCGATGTTGCCGCGCCCATCGTGCGTCGCACCGTCGAGGAAGAGGAAGACACCCAAAAGACGGCCACCATTGACAAAACCCTGGGAGACATGGGCTGGGTCCGCACCGCCGATAGCTTCAATGACACCTATGGTGACGGCTATGTGCGTCGTGACGATCCAGACGCTCCATCAGGATCAATGCCAGCGCCGACGCCCCCTGCAATCGGCAAGGACGGCAAGCCCGCCATCCCGATCAACGACAATCCTGCCGATCAGCCCAAAAGCGGCAAGGCTCCCCAGGTCGTCAGTTTCGCTGCTGACGATCCACGCCCGCTCTATGTCTCGCGCTCATTGCTCAATGCAGGCGAGGTGCTGGACTGGATGCGGTCGCAGGGCTTCACCTCCACAGTCCCGGCCGAGGAACTCCACACGACGGTCGCCTATTCCAAGCGGCCAGTGAATTGGTTCGCCATGGGCCAATTCGGCTCCAACACCGGCGAATGCATCGTTGGTCCCGGTGGCCCGCGCCTGGTCGAGCGCCTGGGCGACGATGGTGCCGTCGTGCTGCTGTTTCAGTCGTTGGACCTGCAATGGCGGCATCGCGAAATGCGCGACGCGGGCGCGAGTTGGGACTATCCCAGCTATCTGCCCCACATCACGCTGACCTATGACGGCGGCGACATCGATCTGGCCAAGGTGCAGCCGTACCAGGGACGTCTGATCTTCGGGCCGGAACGCTTTGAGGCGATCGAAACCGACTGGCATGAGGCCATCGCCGAAGCGCCGGTCGCCAGCTTCGCCGAAGCCGACGCCCACGACGACGCAGACGGCATCGTTGATCGCATGATTGCCGAAGACGGATACCGCGTCGCCAACGCGATGACCGGCACCCTGATTGACCGCCTCATGTCCGCTGACAGCGAGATCGCGGCCCGCGCCATTCTCGCCAGCGCATTCGGCACGATGGATGAAGGCCCACTGATCCAGGCGCTGGAGCGAGCGGGCTTTGCCACGCAGCTCGACGCCGCGAACCAGTCCACCAATGACGGAGAAAACAATGTCCAGTGA
- a CDS encoding Mu transposase C-terminal domain-containing protein — protein MSVTGAKASAWLSAQEIADLRLAGLPTTKRGVHERANAEGWEWQPRPGRGGGRVYSILGMPEAARSDYLGRLGDQPDPNIRTMGRPVGSDFFTRNPDVADAVLSIIAAQKVSAANVIKLLRGLGFTELPPLRMLQRHIRKIEDQQRVLLTAIRDPDRFKSRYRPSLGRMDATVSYAHEMWEIDTTKADVMCTDGRKAILGIIDRWSRRARFMVVESESAQSVRRMLVSTIMAWGVMPAILKVDNGSGFINTSIGSALDTLGIVLEPCLPGTPEDKPHVERLFGTFNRGRASLLKGFIGHNVAQAQQLRAAAKKKTGRAVIEPGIDSTELQRILDAWVDGEYHQRTHGSLKMSPMEKWQRSPTPARAAPPENLLKIALSAFATTAIVGKRGVRWKNGRYWSPALVAHMDKPVTLRRDEDDLGALFVFDADGNYIDTAVNAARSGMAEQQFAMAARHQMTTHMNAAKAELRKKQGKFSIEKARDQLLRQEAEDAGKLAHLPMPARHAPTSAMDSIANAPAPAPVDAARVEEALRTTAPVAITARTPEQKVAEADAILAGHARGDAIDAETLGRARLYAATTEYRAQKIMTGHFAPAPTAPAERRQGAA, from the coding sequence ATGAGCGTGACGGGAGCCAAAGCGTCCGCGTGGCTCAGCGCGCAGGAGATCGCCGATCTTCGCCTTGCTGGCCTGCCGACCACGAAGCGCGGCGTCCATGAGCGAGCAAACGCCGAAGGCTGGGAATGGCAACCACGACCAGGTCGCGGTGGGGGGCGAGTCTATTCCATTCTCGGAATGCCTGAAGCTGCCCGGAGCGACTATCTCGGCCGCCTGGGTGATCAGCCCGACCCCAACATTCGCACGATGGGCCGTCCAGTCGGGTCTGATTTTTTCACCCGTAACCCTGACGTTGCGGATGCTGTTCTGTCGATCATCGCCGCGCAGAAGGTTTCGGCTGCTAACGTTATCAAGCTGCTGCGTGGGTTGGGCTTCACAGAGCTACCTCCCCTGCGGATGCTCCAACGGCACATACGCAAGATCGAAGATCAGCAGCGCGTCCTGCTGACGGCCATCCGAGATCCAGATCGTTTCAAGTCGCGCTATCGCCCTTCGCTCGGCCGTATGGATGCGACCGTCTCCTATGCCCATGAAATGTGGGAGATCGACACGACCAAGGCGGATGTGATGTGCACCGATGGCCGCAAGGCGATCCTGGGCATCATCGACCGCTGGTCGCGCCGGGCGCGCTTCATGGTCGTCGAGAGCGAAAGCGCGCAGTCGGTACGCCGGATGCTGGTGTCCACCATCATGGCCTGGGGGGTCATGCCCGCCATCCTGAAGGTTGATAACGGCTCGGGCTTTATCAACACATCCATAGGGTCAGCGCTCGACACGCTCGGCATCGTGCTGGAACCGTGCTTGCCCGGAACCCCGGAGGACAAGCCCCACGTCGAACGCCTGTTCGGCACCTTCAACCGGGGACGCGCATCCCTGCTCAAAGGCTTCATCGGTCACAATGTCGCTCAAGCCCAGCAATTGCGGGCCGCCGCGAAGAAGAAGACTGGCCGGGCCGTAATTGAGCCAGGGATCGACAGCACCGAATTGCAGCGCATTTTGGATGCTTGGGTCGACGGCGAATATCACCAGCGCACCCACGGTTCGCTCAAGATGTCCCCGATGGAGAAATGGCAGCGCTCGCCAACCCCAGCGCGCGCAGCACCGCCGGAAAACCTGCTCAAGATCGCCCTGTCAGCCTTCGCGACGACTGCCATTGTCGGCAAGCGCGGTGTCCGCTGGAAGAATGGGCGCTACTGGTCGCCCGCCCTGGTCGCGCACATGGACAAGCCTGTCACGCTGCGCCGTGACGAGGACGATCTGGGCGCGCTGTTCGTCTTCGACGCCGACGGCAACTACATCGACACGGCGGTCAATGCCGCCCGGTCGGGCATGGCCGAACAGCAATTCGCCATGGCGGCGCGGCATCAGATGACCACGCATATGAACGCCGCCAAGGCCGAATTGCGCAAGAAACAGGGCAAGTTCTCGATCGAGAAAGCCCGTGACCAGCTACTTCGGCAGGAAGCAGAGGATGCGGGCAAGCTCGCGCATCTGCCGATGCCCGCGCGTCACGCACCCACATCGGCCATGGACAGCATCGCCAATGCGCCAGCACCGGCGCCGGTCGATGCCGCCCGCGTCGAGGAAGCCCTGCGCACCACCGCGCCGGTCGCCATCACCGCGCGGACGCCCGAACAGAAGGTCGCCGAGGCCGACGCCATATTGGCTGGCCATGCGCGCGGCGACGCCATCGATGCCGAAACGCTCGGACGTGCCCGGCTCTACGCCGCCACCACGGAATATCGCGCTCAGAAGATCATGACGGGCCACTTCGCGCCCGCACCGACCGCCCCGGCCGAACGACGCCAGGGGGCCGCATGA
- a CDS encoding ATP-binding protein → MNRPFNSLATPEDQPMNALVNEPRLDLGDGPRLNAQLTNMGLCLRTLLDCQEAGGDTPRMGLFYGFSGYGKTVAAAFAAARTNAIYIHAQSIWTQRSMLEALAEEMGLPIVKKTAAALLKQIIEQLNNDPQSIIIDEMDHLVHKKLTEIIRDIHDATRVGILMIGEEALPSKLKEWERFDNRILVATAAQPASITDALKLRDHYCTRIKVEDDLVELFTTRCKGITRRIVVNLKAAQRSAAEEGLTSIDRTWWGARPIVNGDIAVRRRETV, encoded by the coding sequence ATGAACCGCCCTTTCAACAGCCTTGCAACACCGGAGGATCAGCCGATGAATGCCCTTGTAAACGAACCGCGACTGGATTTGGGGGACGGTCCCCGTCTCAATGCCCAGCTCACCAATATGGGCCTGTGCCTGCGCACCCTGCTCGACTGCCAGGAGGCAGGTGGCGACACGCCGCGCATGGGCCTGTTCTATGGCTTCTCGGGCTACGGCAAGACGGTAGCCGCCGCCTTCGCCGCTGCGCGTACCAATGCCATCTACATCCATGCCCAGTCGATCTGGACCCAGCGGTCGATGCTGGAGGCGCTCGCCGAAGAAATGGGCCTGCCCATCGTCAAAAAGACCGCCGCCGCCCTGCTCAAGCAGATCATCGAGCAACTGAACAATGATCCGCAGTCCATCATCATTGATGAGATGGACCATCTGGTTCACAAGAAACTGACGGAGATCATCCGCGACATCCACGATGCCACGCGCGTCGGCATCCTGATGATCGGCGAAGAGGCGCTGCCCTCCAAGCTGAAGGAATGGGAGCGGTTCGATAACCGCATTCTCGTTGCCACCGCTGCCCAGCCTGCCTCCATCACCGACGCCCTGAAGCTGCGCGATCACTACTGCACCCGCATCAAGGTCGAGGACGACCTAGTCGAACTGTTCACGACGCGCTGCAAGGGCATCACCCGCCGTATCGTCGTCAACCTGAAGGCCGCGCAACGCAGCGCCGCCGAAGAAGGCCTGACCAGCATCGATCGCACCTGGTGGGGCGCGCGCCCGATCGTGAACGGCGACATCGCCGTCCGTCGCCGGGAGACAGTGTGA
- a CDS encoding terminase large subunit domain-containing protein — MSSGLDDLKVLLPYQASSIALSAQHQLLVIEKSRRTGITYGFAADAVLTAAPAFRPQNVYYIAYNLDMTREFIGYVGDFAKAFNEVASAQAEFLFDDGSEAGIKALRVDFPSGKSVIALSSRPRSLRGMQGKVLIDEAAFHDELDELLKAAMALTMWGSHVVVISTHDGSDNAFNLLIEEIRAGKKEGHVMRLTLADALADGLYKRICLRTGVEWTPEGEKAWEASLRKRYGDAAEEELDVIPSRGSGVYLSRATIKAAMSADLPVIRLACPEGFEQKDDEFRQDFVREFLETNIGPLLRGFDPVRRSFFGQDFARVGDVSPMAFGQHDENLNLICRFILEMRNVPFREQEFVLNWIVARLPNFCAGKMDARGNGSALAEFAQQKWGAARIEAVMASDKTYLAFMPKLKAGLEDRTFRIPLDEGTMDDLRMVKKVRGVPKIPDASVKSKADGDKGKRHGDNAIALMHLIAAADEDVGPMDVHTLGTSRETAPETIITTTGFGTVGRRNHGLHF, encoded by the coding sequence GTGAGCAGCGGTCTGGACGATCTGAAGGTTCTGCTGCCTTACCAGGCATCGTCAATCGCGCTCAGCGCGCAGCATCAACTTCTGGTCATTGAGAAGTCGCGCCGTACCGGCATCACCTATGGTTTTGCCGCCGACGCCGTGCTAACCGCCGCGCCAGCCTTCCGGCCGCAAAACGTCTATTACATCGCCTATAATCTCGACATGACGCGCGAGTTCATCGGCTATGTCGGTGACTTCGCAAAGGCGTTCAACGAGGTCGCCAGCGCACAGGCGGAATTCCTGTTCGACGACGGGTCCGAAGCGGGCATCAAGGCGCTGCGGGTGGATTTCCCATCCGGCAAATCTGTCATCGCGCTTTCGTCCAGGCCGCGCTCGCTGCGCGGTATGCAGGGCAAAGTCCTGATCGACGAGGCCGCGTTCCATGACGAACTGGACGAACTGCTGAAGGCGGCAATGGCGCTGACCATGTGGGGTAGCCATGTCGTTGTGATCTCCACGCACGACGGCAGCGACAATGCCTTCAACCTGCTCATTGAGGAAATCCGGGCGGGGAAGAAGGAAGGTCATGTCATGCGGCTGACCTTGGCCGATGCCCTCGCTGACGGCCTCTACAAGCGCATCTGCCTGCGCACCGGCGTGGAATGGACGCCCGAGGGCGAGAAGGCCTGGGAAGCCTCATTGCGCAAGCGTTACGGCGATGCGGCCGAGGAGGAACTGGACGTCATCCCGTCGCGTGGGTCGGGCGTCTATCTCTCCCGCGCCACGATCAAGGCGGCCATGTCGGCCGATCTGCCCGTTATCCGGCTCGCCTGCCCCGAGGGCTTCGAACAGAAGGATGACGAGTTCCGCCAGGACTTCGTGCGCGAGTTCCTGGAAACCAATATCGGCCCGCTGCTGCGCGGCTTTGACCCGGTGCGCCGGTCATTTTTCGGTCAGGACTTCGCCCGCGTGGGTGACGTGTCCCCTATGGCCTTTGGCCAGCATGACGAAAATCTGAACCTCATCTGCCGGTTTATCCTGGAGATGCGGAACGTCCCCTTCCGCGAACAGGAATTCGTCCTCAACTGGATCGTGGCCCGCCTGCCCAACTTCTGCGCGGGCAAGATGGATGCGCGCGGCAATGGTTCTGCGCTGGCGGAATTCGCCCAGCAGAAATGGGGCGCGGCCCGGATCGAGGCCGTCATGGCCAGCGACAAGACCTATCTGGCTTTCATGCCCAAGCTGAAGGCGGGCCTGGAAGACCGGACCTTCCGCATCCCCCTGGACGAAGGGACGATGGACGACCTTCGCATGGTCAAAAAGGTCAGGGGCGTCCCCAAAATTCCCGACGCCTCGGTCAAGTCCAAGGCCGATGGCGACAAGGGCAAGCGGCATGGCGACAACGCGATCGCGCTCATGCACCTGATCGCGGCGGCCGATGAAGATGTCGGCCCCATGGATGTGCACACGCTGGGCACCAGCCGTGAGACCGCCCCCGAAACCATCATTACCACCACCGGCTTCGGCACTGTCGGCCGCCGCAACCATGGATTGCATTTCTAA
- a CDS encoding regulatory protein GemA: MAKSLKIVAPARQVGKAEFGRRRLMIAVRAACRRQGIDDDMRKDIQTELIKKASMSDMDLGELGRLLDHLNQGWKGPMGHRAHVGKIKALWWTLYWLGGVDDPDDRAISAFVERQTGVGALNFLDHRKASSVIEALKSWATRLGVVWPAPEKTAEITAHTPDFSDQHHDRHAVLTALEQQLRAGGVLRGHYAHYLQAAMGLGMNHRGWTAQELDAAIRLLGGKARRLKAKP, from the coding sequence ATGGCTAAATCATTGAAGATCGTTGCTCCCGCCCGCCAAGTCGGGAAGGCCGAGTTCGGGCGCCGTCGTCTCATGATCGCCGTGCGCGCCGCCTGCCGTCGCCAGGGCATCGACGACGACATGCGCAAGGATATCCAGACGGAGCTGATCAAGAAGGCCAGCATGTCCGACATGGACCTAGGCGAACTGGGGCGGCTGCTCGACCATCTCAACCAGGGATGGAAGGGGCCGATGGGCCACCGTGCCCATGTCGGCAAGATCAAGGCGCTATGGTGGACGCTATACTGGCTGGGCGGCGTGGACGATCCCGACGACAGGGCAATCTCTGCCTTTGTCGAGCGACAGACCGGCGTCGGCGCGCTCAACTTCCTCGACCATCGCAAGGCTTCGTCCGTGATCGAAGCGCTCAAGTCCTGGGCAACCCGTCTTGGCGTCGTCTGGCCTGCGCCGGAAAAGACCGCCGAAATCACGGCGCACACCCCTGATTTCTCCGACCAGCATCATGATCGCCATGCCGTGCTGACCGCCCTGGAACAGCAGTTGCGCGCGGGTGGCGTCCTGCGCGGCCATTATGCCCACTATCTCCAGGCGGCGATGGGGCTGGGCATGAACCATCGGGGCTGGACCGCGCAGGAACTGGACGCGGCGATCCGGCTGCTGGGCGGCAAGGCCCGGCGCCTGAAGGCCAAACCCTGA
- a CDS encoding phage protein Gp27 family protein, protein MARKSSLKTMDPAIQAAVMQAMENGSTIDEIVEMLADKGLKRSRSAVGRYAKQYGDLAARHRDMRSVAEAFASEFGGSENAEGKLMVQMLTSIGARMIMPMAAEETPDIGAKEFHALAKATRELQSAAKIDADRDARIRDEATKTARAKAATDAESAARSSGASEETIARVKAKILGLEE, encoded by the coding sequence ATGGCCCGCAAATCTTCCTTGAAGACGATGGACCCGGCCATCCAGGCGGCTGTCATGCAGGCCATGGAGAATGGCTCGACGATTGACGAGATCGTCGAAATGCTTGCCGACAAAGGCCTGAAGCGCTCGCGCTCCGCTGTCGGCCGTTATGCCAAGCAATATGGCGATCTGGCCGCGCGCCATCGTGATATGCGCTCGGTCGCCGAAGCCTTCGCGTCGGAATTCGGCGGGTCCGAAAATGCTGAAGGCAAACTCATGGTGCAGATGCTGACCAGCATCGGCGCGCGCATGATCATGCCCATGGCGGCGGAGGAAACGCCTGATATCGGCGCAAAGGAATTTCATGCGCTTGCCAAGGCGACCAGGGAATTGCAGTCGGCCGCGAAGATCGACGCTGATCGCGATGCCCGCATCCGTGACGAGGCCACCAAGACTGCGCGGGCAAAAGCCGCCACCGACGCTGAAAGCGCCGCCCGGTCCTCTGGCGCGTCCGAGGAGACGATCGCTCGCGTCAAAGCCAAAATCTTGGGCCTGGAAGAATGA